TTCCGGCTCGTCGCCGGTGTCGGTGGCTGCGGAATTGGCGGTGTCGGACTTCTTGTCGTCGGATCCGGAATTGATGATGTCGCCGCCGAGGAAGAACAGTCCTGCTCCTGCCAAGACGATGACTGCGATCACTGCGGTGGCGATCAGTCCCCAGGGTTTCTTTTTTCCTGGTGGTGTCGGGATTCCGGTGGGGTATCCGGCTACGGGGTATTGCCCGGGTGGTTGGGGTGGCTGCCACCCTCCGCCTGCTGCCGGTGTGGCCGGGGGTGGTGTCTGTGGTGGCCAGCTTGGCGGGGCAGGTTGGGCGTAGCCGTACTGCGGAGGCACCGGGCTGGTCGGCGGCGGCGCACTCGGGGTGTGTCGGGGCACCACGGTCGTGGCGCCACCGTCGTCATCGACAGGCGGTGGCGGGACCGGTCGGTTGGAGGGCCACGCAGTGGTTCTATCGTCGTCGCGGTTGGGATCGAAAGTACTCATCAGATGCTGAGCCTGCCTTAATTGTTGGGAATACGGTCGGCGATTGTGGAGATCAACTCCGCGGCTTGGGCACTGCCGGCCGGGCTGCAGATCTGCACGTCGATGACGATGTTGCGGCGAGAGCTGAGGCCGCGTTGGCAACCCAACGGTTTCATCTGTGAGTGGATCGACACGGTCAGCACACCGTTTTTCGTAGTCGGGCTGGAAATTCTGCGGACGATGGCGTCCTCGCCGTCATTGCGGATCGTCAGCAATTCGAACTTGCAGTTGTCCCACCGGCCCGCCTCCAGAGACACGAAGTCCTTTGCCTGCTGGTCGCTTGGGAATGCCGCCACGGCTTGGGTGACGCTGTCTTGCCCGCGAGGGCCGGGCTCGGTAAAGAACTCTTGTGTCCGAATCGACGTGTATCCGGACCGGTCGTAGGCAGGTGGCAACGCAACGTTCGCTACGCCGCCGCAGTCAGGGCGGTCGGTGCTCACAGCGGTGTAGGTGGTCTCGCCGTCGGCAGTGCGCGTGAGCGGGTCTGTGATCAGCAGGGCTTGCAGCGTCCCGGCGCTGGGAAGAAAACTGGCCAACTCGGCGCTGCTCACGGGTGCTGCGGAAGGGGCCGGCGGCGGTGACGGATCGGCCGTGTTGGTGTCAGTGGATCCCGACGCCGCGGTCGGACTGACGCCAGCTGCCGGGGGTGGAGTTTCGGCCGCAGTTGTCGCGTCGGCGGTGTTGGAAGACGATTGCGGGTCAGCGAATTTGGCTTTGTACACCCACAACCCAGCCCCGACGAGACCTGCGATCACGATTACGGCGAGTGCAGCGAGGCCGCGACCGGACCGTCGAGGCGGAGTGGGCGCCTGACCGTAGTTCGTCGATTGCGGCGGCCAGCTGGCGGCAGCGGCTGGGGGAGTCCAAGAAGCGACGGGCGGGCTGTATTGCTGCGGGCTCGGGTTGGGCGCGACATGGCCGGTGATGTACGGGCGGGTTTCGTCCCCGTCGCTGTTGTGGGTCACAAGGCTGCCTTTTCCTTTGCCGGGACGCTTGAAAGTTGCGGCCGCGCGCGTCTGACAATGAAGCGGAGCGACGGCATGGATAGCTGCTGTCTGGCGCGCACAGGGTGTATCGAATCACGGTCAGTGTCGGCTACGCGCGGCACCTGACGTTTCGACGGTGGTTCGCCAGCTCCATGACAGCAGCCGCGCTGTGGTTGCATGCCCTCGCGGGAAAGTAATCGACCGCGAGGGCACGCGTGCGGGTGGAACATGCGTTTAGCTGGCAGCTGCCTTCTCGGCAATTGCGTCAACTACGGCGGCGGCCATGCCGCTGGTGTTTTGGTTGGGGGAGCAGTACATCGCGTCGATGAAGACGTTGCGATACGCAGCCATGGCGCGTTCGCACGTCGCAGGTCCCTTCGTCGATTGCTGATCGAGGGTGACCACGGTGCGCTCCTCGTTGACGCGGGTGCTGCCCATTTCCCAGCTGCCACCTTCGGCTTCGGTGACTGTCACGCCACCGCACTCCTTCCAAGCTGTCGCCGTCTTGGACATGAAGGCCAACGCGGCTTGCTTGCTGCCGAATTCGACAACCCCGTGCGGCACCGTGAGCTGGTCACCGTCGCTGTCGCGAGGAGTGAAAACCGACTTGAAGGCAACCTGTCCAGGCGCGGCGTCCAGGTAGGCCCCGGTCTGGCCGGGGGCATAGGCCGACAGGCACTGGAAAGGGGTCACCGAGTAGGTGCTGCTGAGGGTCTGCTCGACCTTGCCGTCTCGCAGAGTGCTGTCGGTGCCGGCGATGCGTGAGACCTCGCGGGCATCGAGGAGCAGCCCGTCGAGGCCTCCGATCAGCGAGTCGCTCTCGGTTCCCGACCAGGAGAACTGTGGGAGCTGGGTGGTCGGTGTGGCGGCGGCGGTTCCGGTAGACCCGGCCACTGCGAGTGCGGCCAGAACGCTGGCGGTTGCCAATCGGGTCACGGCGACTGAGGGTCGGCCAGCCGTGGTGGGGCGCAGCGTGAGGCGGTGTCCGAGGGTACGGGCAGTGGTTGCGGTGACCTTCATGGCGGACCTTTCAGTTACATGAACCGTAGCGGTGCTACAACTATAACCATAGCGCTCCGCTTGATGCAAGCGCCAAACCGTAGCGCGCTTCATCGACCCGCTGTGCTAATCCACGGGGGTCGAGATCGCAGGCATCGCAGGGTTCTAGGCACACCGTTGGACCAGCCGCGCTGGTCCGTCGGCGAAATGCGTAGCGTTGCGGTGTTGCGCTCTCCCGACGGCGCGATCGGCTACGCTACGGATCAGATGGGCTAAATTGCAGCACTGCTGCAGTTTGCGATGTACGGTCCCACGAGACGACGTGATACGCGACAAGGGGGTGAGATGGAGGCCGCGGTCTCGAGCAATCCCGACACACCGGATCTCGTCTTGGCGGTCGGCGGTCGGCTAACACTGGCCCGTGCGGCCGACGGCGATCTTGTTATTGGTCGAGAAATCCGTTTGGCAGATGTCCGACTCGACCACCCCGCCGTATCGCGGATACACGCCCGTCTTGACCCCGGTCCCCGCTGGCAGATCATCGACTTCGAGAGCAGAAACGGCATCTACATCGACGGGCACCGCGTGTACAAGGCAACGATCACAGATGGGATGACCGTCGCGTTCGGGGCGGCGGAAGGGCCGACGGTTACCTTCCGCTACGGCACGGATGTCTTCGACAAGCTTCGGCGCCTCGGACGTGCGGTTTCCGGCCGCATCGAAGATCTCGGACTTTCTCGCCGTGACCTTCGACTGCAGGCTGATGTCGACTCCTCGATCTTGGACGACCTGCTGGGCGGCCGGTATTGGCCATCGAAGGCTACTCGCCGTGCGATCGACAGCGCATTGTGCTGGCCACCGGGATCGCTGGCCGCCATCTGTGACGGGACAGCGCCCGAAGAGATCACCGACGTGATCACGCCGGCGATCCGGCAGAGTCTCCTGCTTGATTCGGCGGCGCTGAGGCTGGATTCAATTGCAGCGGACCTCCTCAGCTTGCCTACAAGCTCCGATCCAGGATATCGGGCGCAGTCAGCGCTGCTACAGCGTCAGATCGAGGAGTTCGACAGTTCCTTGTCAGCCCAAGCGCCCAATGCTCGATCCGAATTCGCGCAGCTGCTCCAGAGCATCGCCCAGATCTATCGGCGGCGCCTCTCCCTGGCTAATGCCGCAACCGTCGGGCCGCGTCTGGTAGATACCCCGCCCAGCTTTCCCCGGACGCCGCTACGATCACACCAACATGATGCGTAGTGGGGGACGCGTGGAGCCAGGCTCGTCAGCAAAATCGCGGACCCGATGCTGTCGTGCGACAGCGCACCGGCCGAAGCGCCGTGAGCCCCAATCTAGTCCAGCGCTGCGTCGATTCACGCGGGTCATCAGCTCATCCTCAGTGCGATGTGCGTGGCGCATGACCTCGCGCGGAAGGCTACTGAAAAGGAGAACCCCGTGACCACTGCTGCGGGTCCACCGTTGGTCGTATGGCTCGGCGACGCCATGTTCACCTTCCGTCCTG
The genomic region above belongs to Mycolicibacterium sp. HK-90 and contains:
- a CDS encoding sensor domain-containing protein, with translation MSSAELASFLPSAGTLQALLITDPLTRTADGETTYTAVSTDRPDCGGVANVALPPAYDRSGYTSIRTQEFFTEPGPRGQDSVTQAVAAFPSDQQAKDFVSLEAGRWDNCKFELLTIRNDGEDAIVRRISSPTTKNGVLTVSIHSQMKPLGCQRGLSSRRNIVIDVQICSPAGSAQAAELISTIADRIPNN
- a CDS encoding sensor domain-containing protein, with protein sequence MTRLATASVLAALAVAGSTGTAAATPTTQLPQFSWSGTESDSLIGGLDGLLLDAREVSRIAGTDSTLRDGKVEQTLSSTYSVTPFQCLSAYAPGQTGAYLDAAPGQVAFKSVFTPRDSDGDQLTVPHGVVEFGSKQAALAFMSKTATAWKECGGVTVTEAEGGSWEMGSTRVNEERTVVTLDQQSTKGPATCERAMAAYRNVFIDAMYCSPNQNTSGMAAAVVDAIAEKAAAS
- a CDS encoding FHA domain-containing protein, with the translated sequence MEAAVSSNPDTPDLVLAVGGRLTLARAADGDLVIGREIRLADVRLDHPAVSRIHARLDPGPRWQIIDFESRNGIYIDGHRVYKATITDGMTVAFGAAEGPTVTFRYGTDVFDKLRRLGRAVSGRIEDLGLSRRDLRLQADVDSSILDDLLGGRYWPSKATRRAIDSALCWPPGSLAAICDGTAPEEITDVITPAIRQSLLLDSAALRLDSIAADLLSLPTSSDPGYRAQSALLQRQIEEFDSSLSAQAPNARSEFAQLLQSIAQIYRRRLSLANAATVGPRLVDTPPSFPRTPLRSHQHDA